In Janibacter alkaliphilus, the following proteins share a genomic window:
- a CDS encoding L-threonylcarbamoyladenylate synthase, producing the protein MATFVELHPVDPQPRRVAQVVQRLQEGALVAFPTDSGYALGGRLDDQAIKDRIAEIRRLDDRHHYTLLCRDFAQLGQLVHVDNHVFRAVRAATPGPYTFILPATKEVPRRLLQAKKKTVGVRIPDNAVVQALLTELGEPILSSTLLLPGEEETPVFGWDVKERLDHVVDVVIDAGEVSTAPTTVVDYSDGAAEIARYGSGDPEPFEG; encoded by the coding sequence GAGCTGCACCCGGTCGATCCCCAGCCCCGTCGCGTCGCCCAGGTCGTGCAGCGGCTGCAGGAGGGTGCGCTGGTCGCCTTCCCCACCGACTCCGGCTACGCCCTCGGCGGGCGGCTGGACGACCAGGCGATCAAGGACCGGATCGCCGAGATCCGCCGGCTCGACGACCGCCACCACTACACCCTGCTGTGCCGCGACTTCGCCCAGCTGGGTCAGCTGGTGCACGTCGACAACCACGTCTTCCGGGCGGTGCGGGCGGCGACCCCGGGGCCGTACACCTTCATCCTGCCGGCGACGAAGGAGGTGCCCCGTCGCCTGCTGCAGGCGAAGAAGAAGACCGTCGGGGTGCGCATCCCGGACAACGCCGTCGTGCAGGCGCTGCTCACCGAGCTCGGCGAGCCGATCCTGTCCAGCACGCTGCTGCTGCCCGGGGAGGAGGAGACGCCGGTCTTCGGGTGGGACGTCAAGGAGCGGCTGGACCACGTCGTCGACGTCGTCATCGACGCCGGCGAGGTCTCCACCGCTCCCACCACCGTCGTCGACTACTCCGACGGTGCGGCGGAGATCGCCCGTTACGGCTCGGGCGACCCGGAGCCCTTTGAGGGCTGA